The Inmirania thermothiophila nucleotide sequence GGGGCGGCGCGGGTCCACCGCCTGGCGCAGCGCCTCGAGGCTGGTCACCCGGCGGCGGTTGGCCGAGACGATGACGTCGCCGGGGCGCAGGCCGGCCCGCGCCGCCGGGCTGCCCGGCTCCACCTCGGCGATGACCACGCCCTCGAGGCCCTGGCGCGCGGCCTCGGATCCGGGCTCGATCTCGCTGAGCACCGTGCCCTCGAGACGCGGGTGGATGCGCCCGCCGTCCACGCGCGCGATCTCGGGTTCGGCGATCTCGGCCTCGACGGTGCGCCGCCTGCCGTCGCGCACGATCTCCAGGCGGACGCGCTCGCCCACGCGCAGCAGGCCGATGGCGTTGCGCAGGTCGGCGCTGTTGCGGACGCGGCGGCCGTTGATCTCCACCACCACGTCGCCCGGCTGCAGCCCGGCCTTCTCCGCCGGCGAGCCCGGCACCACCTGGGCGATGACCGCGCCCTCGCCCCGCGCGAGGCCGAAGGCGCGTGCCAGCTCCGGGGTGAGGTCCTGCACCACCACGCCCAGCCGGCCGCGGCGCACCTCGCCGTAGCGCACGAGCTGCTCCATCACCTCGCGCGCCATGTTGCTGGGGATGGCGAAGCCGATGCCGACGTTGCCGCCCCCCGGGGCGAGGATCGCGGTGTTGATCCCCACCAGCTCGCCGCGCAGGTCGACCAGGGCGCCGCCGGAGTTGCCGGGGTTGATGGATGCGTCGGTCTGGATGAAGTCCTCGTAGCCCTCGATGCCGAGCCCGGAGCGCCCGAGGGCGCTGACGATGCCGGAGGTCACGGTCTGGCCGAGGCCGAAGGGGTTGCCGATGGCGACCACGAAGTCGCCCACTCGCAGGCGGTCGGAGTCGGCCAGGGGCAGGGCGACGAGGTTCTCGGCGGGGATCTGGAGGACGGCGATGTCGGTCTCGGGATCGGAGCCGACGAGCCGGGCCTCGAAGCTGCGCCCGTCGCGCAGGGTCACCGTGATCTCGTCCGCCTTGGCGATGACGTGGTGGTTGGTGAGGACGTAGCCGGCGCCGGCATCGACGATCACGCCCGAGCCCAGGCTCTGGGTGGGCCGCTCCACGGGCACGTCGGGCAGCCCGAAGAAGCGCCGGAAGAAGGGGTCCTGCAGCAGCGGGTTGTCCTGGACCCGGATCCGTCCGCGGGTGGCGATGTTGACCACCGCGGGGGTGACCCGCTCCAGCATGGGCGCGAGGGTGGGGAGGCCCTCGCCGCCCCCCACCGCCACCGGCAGGGTGCCGGCCGCGGCCGGCAGCGCCACGAGCGCGAGCAGGGCCGCCGCGGCGGCACGGCGCAGGGCGCTCACGACCGCACCTCCACCGGGATCCGCCGCCGCGCCGCCGCGGCCCGCTTGGGCAGGCGCACGCTGAGCACGCCGTTGCGGTAGCGGGCCTCGGTGCCCGCCTCGTTCACCGGGGCGGGCAGGGGGATGGCGCGCTCGAACAGGCCGTAGGCGCATTCGAGCAGGTGGTAGCGGGCGTTGCCTGCGGTGCGCTGGACGCGCTTCTCGCCCCGCACCACCAGGATGTCGTCCACCACCGCGAGATCGAAGTCCTCCGGCTCCAGGCCGGGGGCCTCCAGCCGCACGAGGACGTGGGCGTCGTCCTCCGAGACCTCGGCCGCGAGCAGGCCCCAGCGCGGGGCCATCCGGGCCACCGCCTCCTCCCCGGTCTCCACCGCGCCGCCGCCCCGCCGCGGGGTGAAGCGCGTGAGGGCGTGGGCGGCGCGCTCGCGAAGCTGATGCCAGCCCTCGGAGAGCGTGGCGAGCGCCCGCCCGAGGCCGTGACGGATCTCCTGCAGCGTGCTCATGGAAGTCACCTCCCGGATCGACAGATGGGTCCAAGGGCCGCCGTCACCAGCCCAGCTCGCGCTCGAGGCGGCGCACACGCCGCCTCAGACGCCGGAGCTCGTCGAGGAGTTCCATCACCAGCGCGGCCCCGGCGAGGTCGAGGCCGAGATCGGCGCGCAGGCGCAGCACCGTGCGCGCCCGCGCCAGCGACGGCCCCGGAAAGCGCCACTCCGCCACGGAACGGCCCCGCGGCGCCAGGATCCCCTCCTCCACCAGCTCCACCACCGCCTCGGCCGGCACCGCGCAGGCCCGCGCGAGCTCGGCCAGGGTCAGCTCGCAGGCCTCGTCCAGGAGCCGCCCCTCGAGCACCTCGGTCTCGCTCATGTCCCGTACCCCCTGCCCTCGGCGGCCCTCGGGTCGAAGGCCATCTCCCGCGCCATGCGCTCGTAGAGGGCGCGCCGCGCCGGCGTGTCGGCGGGCGGCACGACGATGCGCACCACGGCGTAGAGGTCGCCCGGCGGGCTGCCGGGCAGACCCCGCCCCTTGAGGCGCAGCCTGCGCCCGCCCTGGCTGCCCGCAGGCACCTGCACCTCCACCCGCCCGGTGGGGGTCTGCAGGGGCACCCGCGCCCCAAGCGCCGCCTCCCACGGCGCCACCGGCAGGTCGACGTAGAGGTCGCGACCCTCCACGCGGTAGCGCGGGTGCGGGCGCAGCTCGACCTCCAGGTAGAGATCCCCCGGCGGGCCGCCGCCGGCACCCGGCGCACCCTGCCCGGCGAGGCGGATCTGCTGCCCGTCGGTGACCCCGGCGGGGATGCGCACCCGCAGCGTGCGGGTGCGCCCGTCGGGCCCGCCCAGGCTCAGGGTCCGCGTGGTGCCGGTGCAGGCCTCCTCCACCGTCACCGGCACCCGCACCACCTGGTCGGCGCCGCGGAAGGCGAAGCCGCCCCGGCGCCGCCCGCCGCCGAAGGCGTGCCCGAAGAGCGCCTCGAAGAAGTCGCTGAAGCCCGCCGCGTCGGCCTCCGTGAAGCCGCCGCCGTGGAAGCTGAACTCCCGCTCCCAGTCCGGCGGCGGGGTGAACTCCTCGCCCGCGTGCCAGCGGGTGGCCAGGCGGTCGTAGGCGGCGCGCTTCTCCGGATCCTTGAGGACCTCGTAGGCCTCCTGCACCTCCTTGAAGCGCTCCTCGGCGTCCGGCTCGCTGCTCACGTCCGGGTGGTACTTGCGCGCCAGGCGCCGGTAGGCGCGCTTGATCTCCTCCGCCGAGGCCTCGCGCGGCACGCCCAGGACGGCGTAGTAGTCCTTGAACTTCATCGCGGCTCCTCAGCCCTCCGACGGGCAGAAGAAAGGGGCGTCGCAGACCCCCCGCCGGGGCGGCGGGATGCGGGCCGGCGACGCCCGTCCGGCACCGCCTGCGACGGCGATCAGGCCTGGACCGTGATCCGCCGCGGCTGCACCTGCTCCTTCTTCGGGATCACCACCTCCAGCACGCCGTTCTTCATGCTGGCGGCGATCTTCTCCGCGTCCGCGGTGTCGGGCAGCGAGAAGCGGCGGTAGAAGGTGCCGCGGGCCCGCTCGACGCGCTTGAAGCCCTCGCGCTCCTCCTCGCGCTCGAGCTCGCGCTTGCCGCGGATGGTCAGGATCCCGTTCTCCATCGTCACCTCGATGTCCTTGGGATCCACCCCGGGGACATCGGCGTGGATGACGTAGCGCTGGTCCTCCTCCTTGATGTCCACCGCCGGGATCCAGTCCGCGGTCACGACGCGGCCGTTGGCGCCCTCGTCCAGGCCGAGCCGCGACTCGAACAGGCGGTTCATCTCGTTCTGGAGCTGGGTCAGCATGTTCCAGGGATCGACACGCATCAGGGTCATGGTCCTCACCTCCTCTCGGTTCCGGGTTCGACCTCGTCTTCGCTGCCCCCGATATGGGTCCGCGCGCCGGGGTTTCAAGGGCCCGGGCAGGGGTCGCGACGGGGTTATCCACAAGCACAACATCTTGTGCTGCACCGCACCGGGCGGGGCACCCTTGCAGACCGCGGGCTTGCCGCAGAGAGGGATCGGGAGGGGTTTTGCAACCAGTTGATTTGTCGGCTGGTCACGGATTATCCGAGGGGCGCGCGCGCCTTGACAGGGATGGCTGCGGGGCCTAGCCTCCTTCGCGGCCGACACAACATCTTGTGTCTCGCCTCCGCTCGGGAGGCGCCCGTTCCGGGCATCTTCGGCCCGCCTGGCAGTCGAAGAACGAAAAGGGAAGAGGATCCATGACGCCTGCCCATCTCAAGCTCGTGAGCGACACCCCCCCGGACATCCCGCTGCAGCCGGCCTCCTACGACATCTGGGACAAGAAGTACCGCCTCAAGGCCAAGGACGGGCGCATCCTCGACGAGACCGTCGACGACACCTACAAGCGGGTGGCGCGCGCGCTGGCCGAGGTGGAGGAGACGCCGGAGAAGCGCGAGGCCTGGTACGAGCAGTTCCTGTGGGCGCTGCGGCGCGGGGCGATCCCGGCCGGGCGCATCATCTCCAACGCCGGCGCCTGGGAGCACAAGCCGGCGACCTCCACCATCAACTGCACGGTGTCGGGGACCATCCACGACTCCATGGACGACATCCTGCGCAAGGTCCACGAGGCCGGGCTGACCCTCAAGGCCGGATGCGGCATCGGCTACGACTTCAGCACCCTGCGCCCGCGCGGGGCCTTCGTCGCCGGGGCCGGGGCCTACACCTCGGGGCCGCTCTCCTTCATGGACATCTACGACAAGATGTGCTTCACGGTCTCGTCGGCCGGCGGGCGGCGCGGGGCGCAGATGGCCACCTTCGACATCGGCCACCCCGACGTGATGGACTTCATCCGCGCCAAGCGCGAGGCCGGGCGGCTGCGCCAGTTCAACCTCTCGCTCCTCGTCACCGAGGAGTTCATGCGCGCCGTGGCGGAGGACCGCCCGTGGCCGCTGGCCTTCCCGTTGACCGAGGCCGAGCGCGAGCTGGAGGGGATCGATCTTTCCGATCCCGAGAAGGTGGTCTGGCGTGACTGGCCCGTCCGCGAGGGCTACATCACCGACGACGAGGGCAGGGTCGCCTGCAAGGTCTACCGCACCATCAAGGCGCGGCGCCTGTGGGACCTCGTCATGGCCTCCAACTACGACTTCGCCGAGCCGGGGTTCATCCTCATCGACCGCGTCAACGAGATGAACAACAACTGGTGGTGCGAGACGATCCGCGCCACCAATCCCTGTGTCACCGCCGACACCTGGGTGCAGACCGCGGCAGGTCCGCGCCAGGTCCGCGACCTCATCGGCGCGCCGTTCCATGCCGTCGTGGACGGGCAGCCCCATGCCACCGGCATCGAAGGTTTCTTTCGGACGGCCCGCAAGGCGGTGGTGCGCCTGCAGACCCGCGAGGGCTACGCGCTCAGGCTCACCCCCGACCACCGGGTGCGCAAGGTCGTGC carries:
- a CDS encoding DegQ family serine endoprotease — protein: MRRAAAAALLALVALPAAAGTLPVAVGGGEGLPTLAPMLERVTPAVVNIATRGRIRVQDNPLLQDPFFRRFFGLPDVPVERPTQSLGSGVIVDAGAGYVLTNHHVIAKADEITVTLRDGRSFEARLVGSDPETDIAVLQIPAENLVALPLADSDRLRVGDFVVAIGNPFGLGQTVTSGIVSALGRSGLGIEGYEDFIQTDASINPGNSGGALVDLRGELVGINTAILAPGGGNVGIGFAIPSNMAREVMEQLVRYGEVRRGRLGVVVQDLTPELARAFGLARGEGAVIAQVVPGSPAEKAGLQPGDVVVEINGRRVRNSADLRNAIGLLRVGERVRLEIVRDGRRRTVEAEIAEPEIARVDGGRIHPRLEGTVLSEIEPGSEAARQGLEGVVIAEVEPGSPAARAGLRPGDVIVSANRRRVTSLEALRQAVDPRRPLLMNLRRGEGGLFVLLQ
- a CDS encoding DnaJ C-terminal domain-containing protein gives rise to the protein MKFKDYYAVLGVPREASAEEIKRAYRRLARKYHPDVSSEPDAEERFKEVQEAYEVLKDPEKRAAYDRLATRWHAGEEFTPPPDWEREFSFHGGGFTEADAAGFSDFFEALFGHAFGGGRRRGGFAFRGADQVVRVPVTVEEACTGTTRTLSLGGPDGRTRTLRVRIPAGVTDGQQIRLAGQGAPGAGGGPPGDLYLEVELRPHPRYRVEGRDLYVDLPVAPWEAALGARVPLQTPTGRVEVQVPAGSQGGRRLRLKGRGLPGSPPGDLYAVVRIVVPPADTPARRALYERMAREMAFDPRAAEGRGYGT
- a CDS encoding chaperone modulator CbpM — encoded protein: MSETEVLEGRLLDEACELTLAELARACAVPAEAVVELVEEGILAPRGRSVAEWRFPGPSLARARTVLRLRADLGLDLAGAALVMELLDELRRLRRRVRRLERELGW
- a CDS encoding Hsp20/alpha crystallin family protein, with amino-acid sequence MTLMRVDPWNMLTQLQNEMNRLFESRLGLDEGANGRVVTADWIPAVDIKEEDQRYVIHADVPGVDPKDIEVTMENGILTIRGKRELEREEEREGFKRVERARGTFYRRFSLPDTADAEKIAASMKNGVLEVVIPKKEQVQPRRITVQA
- a CDS encoding Hsp20/alpha crystallin family protein, producing the protein MSTLQEIRHGLGRALATLSEGWHQLRERAAHALTRFTPRRGGGAVETGEEAVARMAPRWGLLAAEVSEDDAHVLVRLEAPGLEPEDFDLAVVDDILVVRGEKRVQRTAGNARYHLLECAYGLFERAIPLPAPVNEAGTEARYRNGVLSVRLPKRAAAARRRIPVEVRS